A window of Diabrotica virgifera virgifera chromosome 9, PGI_DIABVI_V3a contains these coding sequences:
- the LOC126891317 gene encoding uncharacterized protein LOC126891317, which translates to MIIPNWNKRILKFSNFKNKIKVSFVIYADIECLLLKYSDPTIPTANMRKIQHHVPYSVAFLLKCSYDDSLTQFKIYTGEDCISWFVKELGLISKKLDDIYSNVVPMTPLTNLEENQFLNAELCYICTQPFSDDDIKCKDHCHRTGTYRGPSHQCCNLQLRETFMIPIVFHNLGYDSHFLIKHLNTDIEGNFQILPLNKERYISFTKFVQGTKCSLRFIDSYRFMSESIDKLASYLTTSQNKILKSFFPNEIQFNLLTRKGVFPYEYLDSWEKLKDENLPPKNAFYSTLTKTHISDDDYNHACNIWTEFHNNTLKDFSEIYLTTDVLLLGDIVENFRETSLKTYGLDPLHYYTAPGLSFDACLKITGVEIELLDDIDKVMFIERGLRGGISQVSNRYGKANNKYMSKDYNEQDRDSYLIYWDFVNLYGTIMCFSLPYGGFEWIDPNVMSDITTVDKNSDIGYILECDIIYSKELFNIHKDLPLCPEHLIPPISKSKVTKLLTTLFDKKHYIIHYRALQQAVTLGLKLDKIYRVLKFNQAPWVKKYVDLNTELRKKK; encoded by the coding sequence ATGATAATTCCCAATTGGAATAAGAGAATCTTGAAATTTTCTAATTTTAAGAACAAAATTAAAGTTTCCTTTGTCATTTACGCAGATATAGAATGTCTCCTATTAAAGTATTCCGATCCTACCATTCCAACGGCGAACATGAGAAAAATTCAACATCATGTACCTTATAGTGTAGCTTTTCTACTAAAATGTTCATATGATGATTCATTAACacaatttaaaatttatacaggAGAGGACTGTATATCCTGGTTTGTTAAAGAATTAGGGTTAATCAGTAAAAAACTGGATGATATCTATTCAAACGTTGTTCCAATGACACCTTTGACAAATCTAGaagaaaatcaatttttaaatgcAGAATTATGTTATATTTGCACACAACCCTTTTCAGATGATGATATTAAATGCAAAGATCATTGCCACAGGACTGGAACCTATAGGGGTCCTTCACATCAATGTTGCAATTTACAGTTACGTGAAACTTTTATGATACCTATAGTATTTCATAATTTGGGATATGATAGTCACTTCCTAATTAAACATTTAAATACGGACATTGAaggaaattttcaaatattacctctAAATAAAGAAAGATATATTTCCTTTACAAAATTTGTACAAGGTACTAAATGCAGTTTACGATTTATCGATTCCTATAGATTTATGTCTGAAAGTATCGATAAGCTTGCCTCCTATTTGACTACTtctcaaaacaaaattttaaaatcgtttttcccaaATGAAATccaatttaatttgttgacacGAAAAGGTGTTTTTCCTTATGAGTATTTAGATTCTTGGGAGAAACTTAAAGATGAAAATTTACCTCCTAAAAATGCTTTTTATAGCACTCTTACTAAAACACATATTAGTGATGATGATTACAATCATGCATGCAACATATGGACAGAATTTCATAATAATACGTTAAAAGATTTTTCGGAAATTTATCTAACTACAGACGTATTATTATTAGGTGATATTGTTGAAAATTTTCGGGAAACTTCTTTAAAAACATATGGCTTAGATCCTCTTCACTATTACACAGCTCCAGGATTATCATTTGATGCATGTCTTAAGATTACTGGAGTAGAAATTGAGTTATTAGATGACATAGATAAAGTAATGTTTATCGAACGAGGTCTACGAGGAGGAATTTCACAAGTATCCAATAGATATGGCAAAGCAAATAACAAATATATGAGTAAAGACTATAATGAACAAGATCGTGATTCCTACTTAATATATTGGGATTTTGTAAATTTATATGGTACAATAATGTGTTTTTCTCTACCTTATGGAGGTTTTGAATGGATAGATCCTAATGTGATGTCAGATATTACAACCGTTGATAAAAACTCTGATATCGGATATATATTAGAATGtgacattatttattcaaaaGAACTATTTAATATACACAAAGATTTACCCTTATGTCCTGAACATCTAATACCACCAATATCAAAATCCAAAGTAACAAAATTATTAACAACTTTATTTGATAAAAAACACTATATAATTCATTACAGAGCTCTTCAACAAGCAGTAACACTAGGTTTAAAACTTGATAAAATTTACAGAGTCTTAAAATTCAATCAGGCACCTTGGGTGAAGAAATATGTTGATCTAAATACAGAACTTaggaaaaaaaagtaa